One stretch of Miscanthus floridulus cultivar M001 chromosome 18, ASM1932011v1, whole genome shotgun sequence DNA includes these proteins:
- the LOC136521489 gene encoding 65-kDa microtubule-associated protein 1-like, with protein MAGDITCGSLLQKLQLIWDEVGESEEDRDKVLYQLDQECLDVYKRKVDQATNSRDLLIQALDDSKIELARLLSALGEKAIARTPEKTTGTIKQQLAAIAPTLEQLTKQKNERKREFVNVQSQIDQICGEIAGTIEVGEQVTTPQVNEDDLTLERLEDFRSQLQELEKEKRNRLEKVLEYVSMVHDLCTVLGMDFLSTVTEVHPSLDDSVGDNCKSISNDTLSKLDKTVATLNEDKKLRLSKLQELAGQLYDLWDLMDAPKEERRMFDHVTCNRSASVDEVTAPGSLALDLIEQAEVEVQRLDQLKYSKMKEIAFKKQTELEDIYAGAHIVIDTAAAHEKILALIEAGNIEPSELIADMDAQIAKAKEEALSRKDILDKVERWMSACEEESWLEDYNRDDNRYNSSRGAHLNLKRAEKARILVNKIPALVETLVAKTRAWEENRGLSFMYDGVPLLAMLDEYVMLRQEREEEKKRMREQKRYIEQQLNTDHEGPFGSRVSPNRPASSKKAIGPKLNGSVSNGTPPNRRLSISGQQNGGGHGRSGGKDSKKDTAKTASPGNNAAAAAAAPVGVAATAKEDTASQVSVTDPVPSTP; from the exons ATGGCCGGTGACATTACATGTGGATCCTTGCTGCAAAAATTGCAG TTGATATGGGATGAAGTTGGCGAGAGTGAGGAGGACCGTGACAAGGTCCTTTATCAGCTGGATCAGGAATGCCTTGATGTTTACAAGAGGAAAGTTGACCAAGCAACTAACTCTAGGGATCTCCTGATCCAGGCGCTGGATGACTCAAAGATAGAACTTGCTAGGCTTCTTTCTGCTCTTGGAGAAAAAGCTATTGCAAGAACC CCTGAGAAGACAACAGGAACAATCAAGCAACAGCTAGCTGCTATAGCGCCAACACTTGAGCAGTTGACTAAACagaaaaatgaaagaaaaagAGAGTTTGTTAATGTACAATCACAAATTGATCAAATATGTGGTGAAATTGCTGGCACCATAGAGGTGGGCGAGCAGGTGACAACACCTCAAGTCAATGAGGATGATTTGACACTTGAGAGGCTTGAAGATTTTCGGTCTCAGCTCCAGGAGCTTGAGAAAGAGAAG AGGAATAGGTTGGAGAAGGTTCTTGAGTATGTAAGCATGGTACATGATCTTTGTACCGTCTTGGGGATGGATTTTCTCAGCACAGTGACTGAAGTTCATCCCAGTTTAGATGATTCTGTTGGTGACAACTGTAAGAGCATTAGTAATGATACATTGTCAAAACTTGACAAGACGGTAGCTACACTTAATGAAGATAAGAAGTTGCGTCTAAGCAAG CTTCAAGAACTTGCTGGTCAGCTCTATGATCTTTGGGATCTCATGGATGCCCCCAAGGAAGAAAGGCGCATGTTTGATCATGTTACATGCAACAGATCAGCATCTGTGGATGAAGTCACAGCACCTGGATCTCTTGCTCTAGATTTAATTGAACAA GCTGAGGTTGAGGTTCAAAGGTTAGACCAGCTGAAATACAGCAAGATGAAAGAAATAGCTTTCaagaagcaaactgagctggaagATATCTACGCTGGTGCTCATATAGTAATAGACACAGCTGCTGCTCATGAGAAAATATTGGCGCTGATTGAGGCAGGTAACATAGAACCATCAGAACTAATTGCAGATATGGATGCCCAGATAGCAAAAGCAAAGGAAGAAGCATTGAGTAGAAAAGATATCCTTGACAAAGTAGAAAGATGGATGTCTGCGTGTGAAGAAGAGAGCTGGCTTGAAGATTATAACCGG GATGACAACAGGTATAACTCTAGCCGAGGTGCCCACCTGAATCTGAAGCGTGCAGAAAAAGCTCGTATTCTTGTTAACAAGATTCCAG CACTTGTTGAAACTCTGGTGGCAAAGACCAGGGCATGGGAGGAGAACCGTGGTCTGTCCTTTATGTATGATGGTGTACCTCTTCTAGCTATGTTGGATGAGTATGTTATGCTCAGGCAGGAAAgggaagaagagaagaaaagaatGCGG GAACAAAAGCGCTACATTGAGCAGCAACTGAACACTGATCATGAAGGGCCATTCGGATCACGAGTTAGTCCAAATCGGCCTGCCAGTTCGAAGAAGGCCATTGGCCCAAAGTTGAACGGCAGCGTCTCAAACGGCACTCCTCCAAACAGAAGGCTCTCAATCAGTGGCCAACAGAacggtggtggccatggcaggTCTGGAGGGAAGGATAGCAAGAAAGACACGGCGAAGACAGCATCTCCTGGGAAcaatgcagctgcagctgcagctgcacctGTTGGTGTGGCAGCAACAGCCAAAGAAGACACGGCCTCCCAAGTTTCTGTCACCGATCCGGTTCCGAGCACACCATGA